Proteins encoded together in one Bacteroides ovatus window:
- the rsxE gene encoding electron transport complex subunit RsxE, whose product MNNFKVMMNGIIKENPTFVLLLGMCPTLGTTSSAINGMGMGLATMFVLICSNVVISLIKNLIPDMVRIPSFIVVIASFVTLLQMVMQAYVPGLYATLGLFIPLIVVNCIVLGRAEAFAAKNNAVASMFDGIGMGLGFTIALTLLGAVREFLGTGKIFDLTIMPEEYGMLVFVLAPGAFIALGYLIALINSFKKA is encoded by the coding sequence ATGAATAACTTTAAAGTAATGATGAACGGGATTATTAAAGAGAATCCTACGTTTGTACTCCTGCTCGGTATGTGTCCTACATTGGGTACTACATCATCGGCTATCAATGGTATGGGTATGGGACTGGCTACCATGTTCGTATTGATCTGCTCGAATGTGGTGATCTCTTTAATAAAGAACCTGATTCCGGACATGGTGCGTATCCCATCGTTTATTGTGGTGATCGCATCTTTCGTGACCTTGCTTCAAATGGTGATGCAGGCTTACGTGCCGGGACTGTATGCTACACTCGGTCTTTTCATTCCGTTGATTGTAGTGAACTGTATTGTACTGGGACGTGCCGAAGCCTTCGCTGCCAAGAATAACGCAGTTGCTTCTATGTTCGACGGTATCGGTATGGGGCTTGGCTTTACCATCGCCCTAACCTTGCTGGGTGCTGTCCGCGAGTTTTTGGGAACCGGTAAAATCTTCGATTTGACCATCATGCCGGAAGAATATGGAATGTTGGTGTTTGTATTGGCTCCGGGCGCTTTCATCGCTTTGGGATACCTCATTGCG
- a CDS encoding RnfABCDGE type electron transport complex subunit G codes for MKKLESSLKNMLLVLTGVTAISVALLAYVNELTKGPIAEANAKTLNEALKKVLPEFTNNPVAESDTIFSEKDGKKNVDFIVYPAKNGEELVGTAVEAKSMGFGGELKVLVGFNAEGKIYNYSLLAHTETPGLGSKADKWFGAYDPAKGEKAVSHEESTKSILGMNPGEAPLTVSKDGGAVDAITASTITSRAFLNAVNAAYQAYKAEGGEVNGVTGASQKAKGADADAADAATGATIKVELTDSVSAN; via the coding sequence ATGAAAAAGTTAGAATCATCTTTAAAGAATATGTTGCTGGTACTTACGGGAGTGACTGCTATTTCCGTTGCGTTGCTGGCTTATGTAAATGAACTGACAAAAGGCCCCATTGCCGAAGCGAACGCGAAGACACTGAACGAGGCCTTGAAAAAGGTTCTTCCCGAATTTACCAATAATCCGGTAGCGGAAAGCGATACGATCTTCAGTGAGAAAGACGGAAAGAAGAATGTTGACTTTATCGTTTATCCGGCTAAGAACGGTGAAGAACTTGTAGGAACCGCTGTCGAAGCTAAATCAATGGGATTTGGCGGTGAACTGAAAGTGCTGGTAGGCTTTAATGCCGAAGGAAAAATCTATAACTACTCTCTGTTGGCTCACACGGAAACTCCGGGATTGGGCTCTAAAGCCGACAAATGGTTCGGAGCGTATGATCCTGCGAAAGGAGAAAAGGCAGTATCTCACGAAGAGAGTACGAAATCTATTTTGGGTATGAATCCGGGTGAAGCTCCGTTGACCGTCAGCAAAGATGGGGGAGCGGTGGATGCCATCACGGCTTCTACCATTACTTCACGTGCTTTCTTGAATGCCGTGAATGCTGCTTATCAAGCCTATAAGGCCGAAGGCGGGGAAGTGAACGGGGTAACTGGTGCTTCTCAAAAAGCGAAAGGCGCGGACGCAGATGCTGCTGACGCTGCTACGGGAGCTACGATTAAAGTTGAACTAACTGATTCAGTCAGTGCTAATTAA
- a CDS encoding RnfABCDGE type electron transport complex subunit D has product MENKLIVSLSPHVHGGDSVQKNMYGVLIALIPAFLVSLYFFGLGALIVTATSVAACLFFEWAIGKYLMKKPTTTICDGSAIITGVLLAFNLPSNLPIWIIILGALFAIGVGKMSFGGLGCNPFNPALAGRVFLLLSFPVQMTSWPVVGQLTAYTDATTGATPLVLMKQAIYGDTAALSQIPDALTLLIGQNGGCLGEVSALALLIGLVYMLWKKIITWHIPVSILATVFVFAGIMHLADPEKYVSPVLQLLSGGLMLGAVFMATDYVTSPMSKKGMLIYGVCIGLLTVVIRLFGAYPEGMSFAILIMNAFTPLINTYCKPKRFGEVAKKK; this is encoded by the coding sequence ATGGAAAATAAATTAATCGTATCACTATCGCCCCACGTTCATGGCGGAGACAGCGTACAGAAAAATATGTATGGCGTGCTGATTGCACTGATTCCGGCTTTTCTGGTGTCTCTCTATTTCTTCGGACTGGGTGCCCTGATTGTCACGGCTACTTCCGTTGCGGCTTGTTTGTTCTTCGAATGGGCGATCGGAAAATATTTAATGAAGAAACCGACCACCACCATCTGCGACGGCTCTGCCATCATCACAGGTGTGTTGCTGGCATTTAATTTACCGTCTAACTTGCCTATCTGGATTATCATCCTCGGTGCACTGTTTGCTATCGGTGTAGGTAAGATGTCTTTCGGCGGATTAGGCTGCAATCCTTTCAACCCGGCATTGGCAGGTCGCGTATTCCTGCTGCTTTCTTTCCCGGTGCAGATGACCAGCTGGCCGGTAGTCGGACAGTTGACCGCTTATACGGATGCTACCACCGGTGCCACTCCGCTGGTCTTGATGAAGCAAGCCATTTACGGTGACACTGCCGCTTTAAGCCAGATTCCGGACGCATTGACCTTGTTGATCGGACAGAATGGCGGATGCTTGGGTGAAGTGAGTGCACTGGCTCTGCTGATCGGACTCGTTTATATGCTCTGGAAGAAAATCATCACCTGGCATATTCCTGTGTCTATCCTGGCTACTGTGTTTGTCTTTGCAGGCATCATGCACCTGGCAGATCCGGAAAAATACGTTTCTCCGGTATTGCAGTTGCTTTCCGGTGGTCTGATGCTGGGTGCTGTCTTTATGGCAACCGACTATGTGACTTCTCCGATGAGTAAGAAAGGGATGCTGATCTATGGTGTATGTATCGGTCTGCTGACGGTAGTTATCCGTCTGTTCGGCGCCTATCCCGAAGGTATGTCGTTCGCCATCCTGATTATGAATGCGTTCACTCCGCTGATTAACACCTATTGTAAACCAAAACGCTTTGGGGAGGTAGCGAAGAAGAAATGA
- the rsxC gene encoding electron transport complex subunit RsxC: MLKTFSIGGVHPHENKLSAHQPIITAEVPAKAVILLGQHIGAPAKPVVAKGDVVKVGTKIAEPAGFVSAAIHSSVSGKVAKIDTIVDASGYAKPAIFIDVEGDEWEETIDRSATLVKECELPAEEIVKKIADAGIVGLGGACFPTQVKLCPPPSFKAECVIINAVECEPYLTADHQLMLEHAEEIMVGVSILMKAVKVNKAFIGIENNKPDAIELMTKVASSYAGIEVVPLKVKYPQGGEKQLIDAITKRQVASGALPISTGAVVQNVGTAFAVYEAVQKNKPLFERVITVTGKSVAKPSNFLARIGTPMKQLIDACGGLPEDTGKVIGGGPMMGKALVNIEVPTAKGSSGILIMNRKEAKRGEAQTCIRCAKCVSACPMGLEPYLLGALSENGDFETMEKERIMDCIECGSCQFTCPANRPLLDYCRLGKGKVGAMIRARQAKK, encoded by the coding sequence ATGTTAAAGACATTTTCAATTGGTGGAGTTCATCCACACGAAAATAAATTGTCGGCACATCAACCTATTATCACAGCGGAAGTTCCTGCAAAGGCTGTTATTTTGCTGGGGCAGCACATTGGTGCGCCTGCAAAACCGGTTGTAGCGAAAGGGGATGTGGTAAAGGTAGGCACTAAGATTGCTGAACCTGCCGGCTTTGTTTCGGCAGCAATTCACTCTTCAGTCAGTGGTAAAGTGGCGAAGATTGATACTATTGTCGATGCCAGCGGTTATGCGAAACCTGCTATCTTTATCGATGTGGAAGGCGACGAATGGGAAGAAACAATCGACCGTAGCGCCACACTGGTGAAGGAATGTGAACTTCCGGCAGAAGAGATCGTGAAGAAAATTGCCGATGCCGGAATCGTTGGTCTGGGTGGTGCTTGTTTCCCTACACAGGTGAAACTTTGTCCTCCTCCTTCTTTTAAAGCTGAATGTGTGATTATCAATGCCGTAGAATGTGAACCTTATTTGACTGCCGACCATCAGCTGATGCTGGAACACGCGGAAGAAATCATGGTAGGTGTTTCCATCCTGATGAAAGCAGTGAAAGTGAACAAGGCATTTATCGGAATCGAAAATAATAAGCCCGATGCTATCGAACTGATGACTAAAGTAGCTTCCAGCTATGCAGGCATCGAAGTCGTTCCCTTGAAGGTGAAATATCCGCAAGGAGGTGAAAAGCAGCTGATCGATGCGATCACCAAACGTCAGGTGGCGAGCGGTGCGTTGCCTATCTCTACGGGAGCAGTCGTGCAGAACGTGGGAACGGCGTTTGCCGTTTATGAAGCTGTGCAGAAGAATAAACCGTTGTTTGAACGGGTGATTACCGTGACGGGAAAGTCGGTTGCGAAGCCGTCCAATTTCTTGGCTCGTATCGGTACACCGATGAAACAGTTGATTGACGCTTGCGGTGGTTTGCCCGAAGATACGGGTAAGGTGATCGGCGGTGGTCCGATGATGGGTAAGGCGCTCGTAAATATCGAGGTTCCTACTGCGAAGGGCAGTTCCGGCATCCTGATTATGAACCGGAAGGAAGCCAAACGTGGTGAAGCTCAAACCTGCATCCGTTGCGCGAAGTGCGTGAGTGCCTGTCCGATGGGACTGGAACCGTACTTGCTCGGAGCCTTGTCTGAAAACGGAGATTTTGAAACAATGGAAAAAGAAAGAATCATGGATTGTATTGAGTGCGGCTCTTGCCAGTTCACTTGTCCTGCCAACCGTCCGCTGCTCGACTATTGTCGTCTGGGTAAAGGCAAAGTAGGAGCTATGATTCGTGCACGTCAAGCTAAAAAATAA
- a CDS encoding Fe-S cluster domain-containing protein, producing MNLILIAVISLGAIALVLAAILYVASKKFAVYEDPRIAQVGEVLPQANCGGCGYPGCSGFADACVKAGSLDGKFCPVGGQPVMAQIADILGLAAGEAEPMVAVVRCNGTCMNRPRINQYDGAKSCAIAASLYGGETGCSYGCLGCGDCVAACQFDAIHMNPETGLPEVDEAKCTACGACVKACPKAIIEIRPQGKKSRRVYISCVNKDKGAVARKACTVSCIGCGKCVKTCPFEAITLENNLAYIDPHKCKSCRKCVEVCPQNTIIELNFPPRKPKEEAPAAPKPAAVSKEAVETPAPAAKVETPAEKATEAPKVTE from the coding sequence ATGAATTTGATTCTGATTGCAGTGATTTCATTGGGAGCTATAGCGCTCGTGCTGGCCGCTATTCTTTATGTGGCTTCCAAGAAATTTGCCGTGTATGAAGACCCGCGGATTGCCCAGGTGGGAGAAGTGCTTCCCCAGGCTAATTGTGGTGGATGTGGCTATCCCGGTTGTAGCGGCTTTGCCGACGCTTGCGTCAAAGCCGGTTCGCTGGATGGTAAATTCTGCCCCGTAGGCGGACAGCCTGTCATGGCACAAATTGCTGATATCCTAGGGCTTGCAGCCGGAGAAGCTGAACCGATGGTAGCAGTGGTAAGATGTAACGGAACGTGTATGAATCGTCCGCGTATTAATCAGTACGACGGTGCGAAGAGTTGCGCTATTGCCGCTTCGCTCTATGGTGGGGAAACGGGTTGTAGTTACGGATGTCTGGGGTGTGGTGATTGTGTGGCTGCCTGCCAGTTCGATGCCATCCACATGAATCCTGAAACAGGACTTCCGGAAGTGGATGAAGCGAAATGTACCGCTTGCGGTGCCTGTGTGAAGGCTTGTCCGAAGGCGATCATCGAAATCCGTCCGCAAGGAAAGAAATCACGCCGTGTGTATATCTCTTGTGTGAATAAAGACAAGGGAGCTGTGGCACGTAAGGCTTGTACAGTGAGCTGTATCGGCTGTGGCAAATGCGTGAAGACTTGTCCGTTCGAAGCTATCACGTTGGAGAACAACTTGGCTTACATCGATCCGCACAAGTGCAAATCTTGCCGCAAATGTGTGGAAGTCTGTCCGCAGAATACCATTATCGAATTGAATTTCCCGCCGAGGAAACCGAAAGAAGAAGCTCCGGCTGCTCCAAAACCGGCTGCTGTTTCTAAAGAAGCGGTGGAAACTCCTGCACCGGCAGCAAAAGTGGAAACTCCTGCTGAAAAGGCTACAGAAGCTCCGAAAGTAACAGAATAA
- a CDS encoding SoxR reducing system RseC family protein, translated as MTNNTIKHLGIVENIQGSHLSVRIVQTSACAACSAKGHCSSADSKDKIIDIIDTAASSYQVGEKVMVVGETSMGMMAVLLAFVLPFVLLIFSLFLLMALVENELYAALLSLAVLIPYYFVLWLNKTRLKQQFSFTIKPINN; from the coding sequence ATGACGAATAATACTATAAAGCATCTAGGTATTGTGGAAAACATACAGGGTTCTCATCTGTCGGTGAGGATTGTCCAGACATCGGCTTGTGCGGCATGTAGCGCAAAGGGGCATTGTTCCTCGGCGGATAGTAAGGACAAAATCATAGATATCATAGATACCGCAGCTTCTTCCTATCAGGTAGGAGAGAAGGTGATGGTGGTCGGCGAAACGTCGATGGGCATGATGGCGGTATTGTTGGCTTTCGTACTTCCTTTCGTACTTCTTATATTTTCGTTGTTTCTTTTGATGGCATTGGTAGAGAATGAACTGTATGCAGCTCTTCTTTCTCTGGCTGTCCTTATACCTTATTATTTCGTTTTATGGCTCAATAAAACGCGACTCAAACAACAATTTTCATTTACTATAAAACCAATAAATAACTAA